The segment aggcatcaacatcagcggaagcggcggacatcggcagcagcatcccggtactggccaggccgggaAACTGatgcgagaaccgtcagcggagcaccggcaccaagggaccgtcagcggagcaccgactggagacacgtttctgtccccacacaccaACCCCCCCCCGGGGAAAGAATCCGGACTTCAAAGCagcaatacacacacacgattcacacacacccaccttcatccacccacatcacacacaacccacgcatgtataccctcattcataacacatcacataacatcaccacatttcacacatctacacccgtccgacccacaattaaacaaaatatcacgatcatacaaaaaacaccacgattaaacgtaaacatcagcaagcatcaggaagcaacaacctctatcaaagggggctgccaactcggccgaaatagggtttattttttttgttagtatttttgtgttagtatttttttcctttatataaacctagattattaattattattaattaataatgttcaagataaataagaaaatataatggatataaaaggaatatttgaaaagagttatgagtgaatagaaaacggtagttgggtgggacgagagcgagaagaagagcgggaccctgaatatgaaaagggagcgaattcaaaaggtggcgctcatggaaggttgggaccctgctagggataacgaaaccaactatccccgctgacgaaagtgccaacgaggacaagtctgtcctataaattagatttgttttttttgtatgtttttttgttttgttcaatccgtcccctggcttatcgggtcggaaacacccctgacttccccgtgagctagctgggaacgataggccagggtggcaaagaggcggatcataacaaatggcgcccaatgCTAATAGAAGGGATCGATTTTAAACGCGAGTCTTAAAGACCCGGTGTAAAATGGAACCCTGGTAGAACGAAACTCAGCCGGTCCGCGAGCCGGGAATAAATCCTAGCCGTCGTAGCCGCTGAGAGGAGTAGAAGAGAGGAAAATGGACATGGTAGTTATGTATCGGAGGTAGAAGGGAAGGAAGTGTGTGTCCCGAGTTGTGGTCCAGGTATTACCAGGTGGTAGTAGCCTCGTTGCCCGACTCGTGGAGCTCGCTGTCTGGATCTGAAAAGAGGAAGAGGTGCCGGAGGATCTGTCGAGTCGTGGTCCGGGTTATGTCCAGAGGCATTAACGTCGTTGTCCGATTCTGGGGGATCCACGGCGATCTGAGGGAGGAAACAGCAAAGGGAGTTGGCACTCAGAAAAAGTAAGCGAAGGTAAATAGCAAGGGGAAAAGAAGGGGGTCCGCTCACCTGCAAAACAATTAATGCAGTTGTCTCTCGTCCCACCAAACAAATTAAAGGTGAATTTTTGTCTGAAGCAATTTGGGAattatatgtttttttttgttagtgatTTAGCAGACTATTGGAAAGCCGAAGCAAGAAAAcccaaagggaaatcatttTTTTTGAGGACTGACGATTCTCGCTAGCATTGTTTAAAAGCAATTTTAGAAGTAGGCATTAGGCAAGTCATCGGAAAAAGAGTTTTTGTTTGGGAGAGGaagtatttagttatttagtgTTGCATTTAATTAGGCGATTAATTGTAGATGtagatgtttatttatttgattgaatcaatttagatatttagatttatcaatttattgatttaaattaaccgatttatgtatttaaatttatttatttggttatCTAAACATGGAATTAATTATTCCACAAGGCGTAGCCCAGAGGCACAGCGCAGGTACCAGCCGTACAACATGCCGACGACTCGGTCCCAGGACGGTAAAGCCGGCAGTAGGCTGGAAGGGCCGTCGCAAGTGGCGGAAAACGTACATGCGTACCCATGCGTACATGGGTTGTACCAGGAGGACCCAGAAGCCGGAGCGGTAGGAGGTCAACAGCGAACCCGTAAGGACCTGGTGTTACCGTCCGAGTTAAGCTCAGCCGTGAACGCAGCCTTAGCCCAAGCACAGGAGACCTACCGAGCGTCGctcgggcagcaaatggaaGCGCTGAGATCGTCAATGCAAGCAGACATGCTAGAGTTCATGCGAGAGATCAACGCTGTGGTGGGTTCGTTAAAAGCGGAGCGAACGGCAAGCACATCCAACGCACTTGTTCGTGGACAACCGAACATTGGAGGCCGATCAGAGGACCCAAGCCGATCAGAGACCCGTGGAGGAGTGGCTGTTCAACGGGATGGGCGCAGGAGCAAACCCTAACAGGAATCGACCGAGTTTCGGAGAGGCTAGGCAGGAGCAAGTGCAGATACGAAGATGGGGACTTAGCTTCGACGGCGATCCAAAGGGGATGCCCGTGGCGGAATTCATATTCCGGGTGGAGCATCTACAGACGTCGTATCAGGTACCGTGGGCGGaggtgttgaaagccttttACACATTGGTCAGTGGCCACGCAAGGGATTGGTACTGGATGCATGTGCGGACGGTAGGAATGCCGGACTGGCCGAATCTGAGATATGGTCTTCAGCAGCAGTTTCAAGTTCGTCGGACAGAGTTCAAGCGAGAGCAAGAGCTCAGGGAACGCCGACAACGCCACGGGGAGTCGGCGGACCAGTACATCCAGGAGATGTTGGTGTTGAGGTCGAGATTGCTAAATCCGTTCTCGGATTATGATCTAATAAAGATCATAAAGATCAATATTAGGGATGCAATTTCGAGGGTGATTTATCCAATGCAGATACCAAATCTCCAGAAGCTGCGAGAAGAGTGTGCGGACGCCGAGAAACTGCTGGCGACGCGATGGACAAGGAGCGGTCCAGACCATGGGGGTAGTAGGCGCAGGGAAGATCACAAAGTACATGAATTGGATGCGAACACTCACGACCCGGAGGAACAGACCGAGGCATTGGATGCTGTCCATAGGACGAGGGAATCCGGAGGCGACCGCACCCAGCTGAAGTGCTGGAATTGCGCTCAGCCGGGTCACACCTATTTTGAGTGTGAGTCGGCCGTGCGTAACCTGTTCTGCTACAAGTGCGGGCTGGCCGGGGTCATTCTCCCTAAATGCCCTAAATGTCGGCCGGGAAACGCGAAAATGAGCACGACGCAATCGGAGGAGTCGAGTTCCACGTCGCCGCGAAGCAGCCAATAGATAGGTCCTCCAACGTTAAAGCAGACCATGTAGTTGTTCCTGTGTCCCTCGCTGAAACAACCGCTGTACCTAGGGGTCGATTTCTGGCGGAAGTTTGGTCTGGCTCCGCATATAGTAGGCCTAGAACGACACAAGGAATTAGCCGAAATTGATGCTGAGGTGCTTACTAGTATTAGACCAACGGAACCGC is part of the Drosophila miranda strain MSH22 chromosome Y unlocalized genomic scaffold, D.miranda_PacBio2.1 Contig_Y1_pilon, whole genome shotgun sequence genome and harbors:
- the LOC117189552 gene encoding uncharacterized protein LOC117189552; this translates as MLLMYTVSSTRLRIDSMLCSGPTICGARPNFRQKSTPRYSGCFSEGHRNNYMVCFNVGGPIYWLLRGDVELDSSDCVVLIFAFPGRHLGHLGRMTPASPHL